A genomic segment from Deltaproteobacteria bacterium encodes:
- a CDS encoding phenylacetate--CoA ligase — translation MYWEKDIETMDRATLEAFQLAQFKEIVKNAKKSIYYGKLFRDIGLDTEQIDSLDVIKKIPFTTKDDLRENWPYGLLAVPKSELIRMHVSSGTTGRATVVFHTASDIQAWTNVLARCIYMAGMRKDDVFQNMMTYGLFTGGLGFHYAAEKVGALVIPSGAGNSKRQIQLMRDFETTVIHIIPSYALHLSRVFEELKVDPRKDTKLRIAFIGAEPHSEKMRKVIEEIYGLKAYNSYGLSEMNGPGVSFECPYQNGMHIWEDHYFVEIIDPITLKPVSDGQEGELVLTTLMREGMPVIRYRTKDLTRIIPGPCECGRTHRRIDRIKGRTDDMMILKGVNIYPIQIEKKLMEIPGVGTNFVIILEREGYDDDMIVKVEVQKEFFDGDLKQLENLKKRIVDELKADILITPKVNLVEPRSLPISEGKAVRVIDNRKE, via the coding sequence ATGTACTGGGAAAAAGATATTGAAACGATGGATCGAGCAACGCTGGAGGCCTTCCAGCTCGCACAATTTAAGGAGATCGTCAAAAATGCGAAGAAATCCATCTATTATGGAAAACTTTTCCGGGACATTGGACTGGATACGGAACAGATAGACTCTCTTGATGTTATCAAAAAGATTCCTTTTACCACAAAGGATGATTTGAGAGAAAACTGGCCGTATGGTCTTCTTGCTGTTCCAAAGTCTGAATTGATCAGAATGCATGTGTCTTCAGGAACGACCGGCCGGGCTACGGTAGTATTTCATACAGCAAGCGACATCCAGGCATGGACGAATGTCTTGGCCCGCTGCATCTATATGGCGGGCATGAGAAAGGACGATGTCTTCCAGAACATGATGACGTACGGTCTTTTCACGGGCGGTCTTGGTTTTCACTATGCCGCCGAAAAAGTTGGGGCTCTGGTAATACCGTCAGGGGCGGGCAATAGCAAACGTCAGATTCAACTGATGCGTGATTTTGAGACAACGGTTATCCATATAATACCGAGCTATGCCCTTCATCTCTCAAGGGTTTTTGAGGAATTAAAGGTTGATCCCAGGAAAGATACAAAACTAAGGATCGCTTTTATCGGGGCTGAACCGCATTCTGAAAAGATGAGAAAAGTAATTGAGGAGATTTACGGGCTGAAAGCATACAATTCCTACGGCCTTTCCGAGATGAATGGGCCGGGGGTGTCTTTTGAATGTCCCTATCAGAACGGGATGCATATCTGGGAAGATCATTATTTTGTGGAGATCATCGATCCAATAACCCTTAAACCCGTTTCTGATGGGCAAGAGGGAGAACTTGTCTTGACCACCCTGATGAGGGAGGGTATGCCCGTTATCAGATATCGGACAAAGGATCTGACACGTATTATCCCCGGACCGTGTGAATGTGGGAGAACTCACCGGAGGATCGACCGTATCAAAGGAAGAACCGATGATATGATGATTCTCAAGGGGGTCAATATTTATCCCATCCAGATCGAAAAGAAGCTGATGGAGATACCCGGCGTGGGGACTAACTTTGTCATTATTCTGGAAAGGGAAGGGTATGATGATGATATGATTGTCAAGGTGGAGGTACAGAAGGAATTCTTTGACGGTGATTTAAAACAGCTTGAAAATTTAAAAAAAAGGATCGTTGATGAATTGAAAGCGGACATTTTGATTACACCGAAAGTTAACCTGGTCGAGCCGAGGAGCCTTCCCATAAGTGAAGGCAAAGCGGTCCGGGTTATCGATAACAGAAAAGAATAG